From one Bacteroides intestinalis DSM 17393 genomic stretch:
- a CDS encoding DUF4847 family protein gives MKKMKTYIQLLLVALFVPVLSACEQEDDVIDIFTGKTWYMTYIAVEGQNKMYDFWQGDQDAREKSFKTIAGDNYTLVFEGAEVNGTAGGTFTGKATSASVNGDWNANGDNRELKITIKSGGGTDTDKYLGKAFMDGLKSAFKYGGDNKNLYIYYKEGQTVKFISFAPQRNSGN, from the coding sequence ATGAAAAAGATGAAGACCTATATACAGCTACTGTTAGTTGCTCTCTTCGTACCCGTATTGAGCGCTTGTGAGCAGGAAGACGATGTCATTGACATCTTCACCGGAAAGACCTGGTACATGACTTACATTGCAGTGGAAGGACAAAACAAGATGTACGACTTCTGGCAAGGAGACCAGGATGCAAGAGAAAAGAGTTTTAAGACCATTGCAGGAGATAATTACACTTTAGTGTTTGAAGGTGCTGAGGTAAACGGTACAGCGGGCGGAACTTTCACCGGAAAAGCCACCAGCGCTTCCGTCAATGGAGACTGGAATGCGAATGGAGACAACCGTGAATTGAAGATTACCATAAAAAGCGGAGGTGGCACTGACACAGATAAGTATTTAGGTAAAGCCTTTATGGACGGACTAAAGAGTGCATTCAAATATGGAGGAGATAATAAGAATCTATATATTTATTACAAAGAGGGACAGACTGTAAAGTTCATCTCTTTCGCGCCACAACGTAACTCAGGTAATTAA
- a CDS encoding dCMP deaminase family protein, protein MEGSAKEKQEALDKRYIRMASIWAENSYCKRRQVGALIVKDKMIISDGYNGTPAGFENVCEDDNNVTKPYVLHAEANAITKIARSNNSSDGATMYVTASPCIECSKLIIQAGIKRVVYSEKYRLEDGIELLKRAGIEVVYVATGYKIQATSSEQEP, encoded by the coding sequence ATGGAAGGTTCTGCTAAAGAAAAACAAGAAGCGCTGGACAAGCGTTATATACGTATGGCAAGTATCTGGGCGGAAAATTCATATTGTAAACGCCGCCAGGTAGGTGCACTCATCGTCAAAGATAAAATGATCATTTCTGACGGGTATAACGGAACGCCTGCCGGTTTTGAAAATGTATGTGAAGACGATAATAACGTTACCAAACCTTACGTGTTGCATGCCGAGGCGAATGCAATCACGAAGATAGCACGTTCTAACAATAGCAGCGACGGTGCTACTATGTATGTCACCGCTTCGCCATGCATCGAATGTTCAAAACTGATTATCCAGGCAGGTATCAAACGAGTGGTTTACTCCGAGAAATACCGTTTGGAAGACGGTATCGAACTTTTGAAGCGTGCAGGTATCGAGGTAGTATATGTAGCTACAGGCTACAAGATACAAGCTACAAGCAGTGAACAAGAACCTTAA
- a CDS encoding S41 family peptidase, with protein sequence MSTKNSSRFTPLVIAISVVMGILIGTFYARHFAGNTLGIINGSSNKLNALLRVVEDQYVDTVNMTDLVEKAMPQILAELDPHSTYIPAQNLEEVNSELEGSFSGIGIQFTIQDDTIHVNSVIQGGPSEKVGLMAGDRIVMVDDSLFAGIKLTNEKAMRTLKGPKGTKVKLSVKRATEKDLLDFVITRGDIPQNTIDAAYMLSNDYGYIQISKFGRTTHVELLNAIAQLSHQNCKGIIIDLRDNTGGYMEAAVRMVNEFLPEGQLIVYAQGRKYPRMEDYANGTGSCQKMPLVVLTNESSASASEIFAGAIQDNDRGTIVGRRSFGKGLVQQPIDFSDGSAIRLTIARYYTPSGRCIQRPYKNGKDAKYEMDWLTRYEHGEFFSKDSIKLDENLRYSTRLGRPVYGGGGIMPDVFVPQDTTGTSSYLIEVLNKGLTLQFSFQYSDRNRAKLNEFENEEDMLKYLRQQGIVEQFIRFADSKGVKRRNILIHKSYKLMERNLYGNIIYNILGREPYIRYINQGDPTVQKALEILENGEAFPKAPEDVVKEETKDEGKKKRTAEAYGIVKDPARAYHYASIPVC encoded by the coding sequence ATGAGTACAAAAAACTCTTCCCGCTTTACTCCGCTCGTCATTGCAATCAGCGTGGTAATGGGAATTCTGATCGGAACATTTTATGCCAGGCATTTCGCCGGAAATACGCTGGGCATTATTAATGGCTCATCCAACAAGCTGAATGCTTTGTTACGGGTTGTTGAAGACCAGTATGTAGACACCGTCAACATGACGGACCTTGTGGAAAAAGCAATGCCACAGATATTGGCTGAGTTAGACCCCCACTCTACTTACATTCCTGCCCAGAATCTGGAGGAAGTTAATTCAGAGTTGGAAGGCAGTTTCAGCGGTATCGGTATTCAATTCACCATTCAGGATGATACTATTCATGTGAACAGTGTCATTCAAGGCGGTCCGTCCGAGAAAGTAGGACTGATGGCAGGCGACCGCATCGTTATGGTAGACGACAGCTTGTTCGCCGGAATAAAACTGACCAATGAGAAAGCCATGCGCACTTTGAAAGGCCCGAAAGGAACCAAAGTGAAACTAAGCGTCAAACGTGCTACAGAAAAAGATTTGCTGGACTTCGTCATCACCCGCGGTGATATTCCACAGAATACAATTGATGCAGCTTATATGCTCAGCAATGATTATGGATATATTCAAATCAGTAAGTTCGGACGTACTACTCATGTAGAACTGCTGAATGCTATTGCTCAACTCAGTCATCAGAATTGTAAGGGAATTATTATTGACTTGCGCGACAACACCGGTGGTTATATGGAGGCTGCCGTGCGTATGGTAAATGAATTCCTACCGGAAGGACAACTTATTGTCTATGCCCAAGGACGTAAATATCCCCGTATGGAAGATTATGCCAACGGAACAGGCAGTTGCCAGAAAATGCCTTTGGTTGTGCTGACCAATGAAAGTTCGGCATCCGCCAGTGAGATCTTTGCAGGAGCTATTCAGGATAATGACCGTGGTACAATCGTAGGACGCCGTTCCTTCGGAAAAGGATTGGTACAACAACCGATTGACTTCAGCGATGGCTCTGCTATCCGCCTGACAATTGCCCGCTACTATACTCCATCCGGTCGTTGCATACAACGTCCGTATAAAAATGGTAAGGACGCCAAGTACGAAATGGATTGGCTGACCCGCTACGAGCATGGTGAATTCTTCTCTAAGGATAGCATCAAGCTGGACGAGAATTTACGCTACTCCACCCGTCTAGGACGTCCCGTTTACGGTGGTGGTGGTATTATGCCGGACGTATTCGTACCGCAGGATACCACAGGAACCTCTTCTTATCTGATTGAAGTGCTCAATAAAGGACTGACTTTACAGTTCAGCTTCCAGTATTCCGACCGCAACCGGGCTAAACTGAATGAGTTCGAAAATGAAGAAGACATGCTGAAATATCTTCGTCAGCAAGGTATCGTAGAACAGTTTATCCGTTTTGCAGACAGCAAGGGAGTGAAGAGACGCAATATCCTTATCCACAAGTCCTACAAGCTGATGGAAAGAAACCTTTATGGAAACATTATCTATAATATATTAGGCAGGGAGCCTTATATAAGGTATATCAATCAGGGCGATCCTACCGTACAAAAGGCATTGGAAATTTTGGAGAACGGCGAAGCATTTCCCAAAGCTCCGGAAGATGTTGTGAAAGAAGAAACGAAAGATGAAGGAAAGAAAAAAAGAACTGCGGAAGCGTATGGCATTGTTAAAGACCCGGCACGGGCTTACCACTACGCATCAATCCCAGTCTGCTGA
- a CDS encoding 5-formyltetrahydrofolate cyclo-ligase, whose translation MALLKTRHGLTTTHQSQSAEILAALEAHPAFRAAHIVLLYYSLKDEVDTHEFVRKWSREKRILLPVVVGDDLELRVYTGPEDLATGSYGIEEPTGELFTDYAAIDFVAVPGVAFDNAGNRLGRGKGYYDRLLPRLTAFKAGICFPFQLVEEVPAEPFDIRMDTIITIQ comes from the coding sequence ATGGCATTGTTAAAGACCCGGCACGGGCTTACCACTACGCATCAATCCCAGTCTGCTGAAATTCTTGCCGCCCTGGAAGCCCACCCGGCTTTCAGGGCGGCACATATCGTCCTGCTCTATTATTCACTGAAGGACGAGGTCGATACGCATGAATTTGTCCGGAAGTGGAGCCGTGAAAAGCGGATATTGCTTCCGGTTGTCGTAGGTGACGATCTGGAATTGCGTGTCTATACCGGTCCCGAAGACCTGGCAACAGGAAGTTATGGTATTGAAGAACCTACCGGAGAACTCTTCACCGACTATGCAGCTATCGACTTTGTTGCCGTTCCCGGCGTAGCTTTCGATAATGCAGGTAACCGTCTGGGCAGAGGCAAAGGTTATTATGACCGACTGCTCCCCCGCCTCACGGCTTTCAAAGCCGGCATCTGTTTTCCTTTTCAATTAGTGGAAGAAGTGCCTGCGGAGCCATTCGACATCCGCATGGATACGATTATAACAATTCAATGA
- a CDS encoding histidinol-phosphatase produces the protein MKTNYHTHTARCMHATGSDEDYVLSAIKGGYQELGFSDHTPWKYHTDYVADMRMLPEELPGYVESLHSLREKYRDQISIKIGLECEYFPAYIHWLKEKIKEYQLDYILFGNHHYHTDEKFPYFGHHTENLDMLELYEESAIEGMESGLFCCLAHPDLFMRSYPQFDRHCKLISRHICRTAARFHIPLEYNIGYVAYNEAHDLQTYPCPDFWHIAANEGCTAIIGLDAHNNKDLETPVYYNRAIEELKALKIQRVDSLSLITNH, from the coding sequence ATGAAAACAAATTATCACACTCATACTGCCCGTTGCATGCACGCTACGGGTAGCGACGAAGACTACGTGCTCAGTGCCATCAAAGGCGGCTATCAGGAACTGGGATTTTCAGACCACACTCCGTGGAAGTATCACACCGATTATGTGGCTGACATGCGTATGCTCCCCGAAGAATTACCCGGATACGTAGAAAGCCTACACTCGCTCCGCGAGAAATACCGGGATCAGATCAGTATCAAAATCGGATTGGAATGCGAGTATTTTCCCGCCTATATCCATTGGCTGAAAGAGAAAATCAAAGAGTATCAACTGGATTATATCCTGTTCGGCAATCACCATTACCATACCGATGAGAAGTTCCCTTACTTCGGGCATCATACCGAGAACCTCGATATGCTGGAACTTTATGAAGAGAGTGCCATCGAGGGAATGGAAAGTGGTTTATTCTGCTGTCTGGCCCACCCGGATTTATTCATGCGCTCATATCCTCAGTTCGACCGTCATTGTAAGTTAATCAGCCGCCATATCTGCCGCACAGCCGCACGCTTCCATATTCCGCTGGAATATAATATCGGTTATGTGGCATATAATGAAGCGCACGACTTGCAGACTTATCCCTGCCCGGACTTCTGGCACATTGCCGCCAATGAAGGTTGTACTGCTATCATCGGGTTAGATGCGCATAACAATAAAGACTTGGAAACGCCTGTATATTACAATCGTGCCATAGAAGAATTGAAAGCATTAAAGATACAGAGAGTGGATAGTTTATCACTAATTACTAACCACTAA
- a CDS encoding DciA family protein — protein sequence MKRNDAEQIGKLIRTFLRQESLESPLNEQRLINSWAEILGPTIASYTRELYIRNQILYVHLTSAALRQELMMGRDLLVRNLNRHVGAQVITNIIFR from the coding sequence ATGAAGCGTAACGATGCCGAACAAATAGGTAAACTGATACGTACTTTCCTTCGGCAGGAGAGTCTGGAGTCGCCACTCAATGAGCAGCGGCTCATCAACTCATGGGCAGAAATCCTTGGCCCCACTATTGCCTCTTATACCCGCGAACTCTATATCCGCAATCAGATTTTATATGTCCATCTGACTTCTGCCGCCCTGCGTCAGGAACTAATGATGGGACGTGACTTGCTGGTACGCAACCTGAACCGCCACGTAGGTGCGCAGGTAATCACGAATATCATATTTAGATAG
- the recF gene encoding DNA replication/repair protein RecF (All proteins in this family for which functions are known are DNA-binding proteins that assist the filamentation of RecA onto DNA for the initiation of recombination or recombinational repair.) — protein MILKRISILNYKNLEQVELSFSPKLNCFFGQNGMGKTNLLDAIYFLSFCKSSGNPIDSQNIRHDQEFFVIQGFYEALDGTPEEIYCGMKRRQKKQFKRNKKEYTRLSDHIGFLPLVMVSPADSELIAGGSDERRRFMDVVISQYDKEYLEALIRYNKALAQRNTLLKSEVPVEEELFLIWEEMMAQAGEIVFRKREAFISEFIPIFQSFYSFISQDKEQVGLTYDSHARDASLLDVIKASRVRDQIMGYSLHGIHKDELNMLLGDFPIKREGSQGQNKTYLVALKLAQFDFLKRTGTAVPLLLLDDIFDKLDASRVEQIIKLVAGDNFGQIFITDTNREHLDRILHKVGSDYKMFQVDQGVITEREEDEA, from the coding sequence ATGATACTGAAACGTATATCCATACTTAATTATAAGAATCTGGAACAAGTTGAGCTCTCATTCTCACCCAAGTTGAACTGTTTTTTCGGACAGAACGGTATGGGGAAAACGAATTTGCTTGATGCCATTTATTTCCTTTCGTTTTGTAAGAGTTCGGGCAATCCCATTGACTCGCAAAACATCCGCCATGATCAGGAATTCTTTGTCATTCAAGGTTTCTATGAAGCTCTTGACGGTACACCGGAAGAGATTTATTGCGGTATGAAGCGCAGGCAAAAGAAACAATTCAAGCGGAATAAAAAGGAATATACCCGCTTGTCCGATCACATTGGATTCTTGCCTTTGGTCATGGTTTCTCCTGCCGACTCGGAATTGATTGCCGGAGGCAGTGACGAGCGTCGCCGCTTTATGGATGTCGTAATCTCGCAGTATGACAAAGAGTATTTGGAAGCTCTGATACGCTATAATAAAGCGTTGGCTCAACGAAATACGTTGTTGAAAAGTGAAGTGCCGGTAGAAGAAGAGTTGTTTCTCATTTGGGAAGAGATGATGGCACAGGCCGGTGAGATTGTTTTCCGCAAGCGGGAGGCTTTTATCAGTGAATTCATTCCTATTTTCCAGTCATTCTATTCTTTTATTTCACAAGATAAGGAGCAGGTAGGGCTGACTTATGATTCGCATGCCCGTGATGCATCCCTGTTAGATGTAATAAAAGCAAGTCGTGTGCGTGATCAGATTATGGGATACTCTCTGCATGGAATTCACAAAGATGAATTGAATATGCTTTTAGGTGATTTCCCTATCAAGCGGGAAGGTTCGCAGGGGCAGAACAAAACCTATCTTGTTGCCCTGAAATTGGCACAGTTTGATTTCCTGAAAAGGACCGGCACTGCAGTACCTTTGCTTCTGCTGGATGATATCTTCGATAAACTGGATGCTTCCCGCGTAGAGCAGATCATCAAGTTGGTAGCCGGTGATAACTTCGGGCAGATATTCATAACAGATACAAACCGGGAACATCTGGATCGCATTCTTCATAAGGTAGGCAGCGATTACAAAATGTTCCAGGTAGATCAAGGAGTCATAACAGAACGGGAGGAGGATGAAGCATGA
- a CDS encoding tetratricopeptide repeat protein, translating to MAEQKKANEALNVEEALSQSEAFLIKNKKAIIGAVVAVIIIVAGIVMYKNLYAEPREEKAQAALFKGQEYFEADLYEQALNGDSIGFAGFAKIADEYSGTKAANLAKAYMGICYAHLGQYEAAVKALDSFSGKDQMIAPAMKGAMGNCYAQLGQLDKAASMLLSAADEADNNSLSPIYLQQAGEILVKQGKYDDAIKAYTKIKDKYFRSYQSMDIDKYIEQAKLLKK from the coding sequence ATGGCAGAACAAAAGAAAGCTAACGAAGCCCTGAATGTGGAAGAAGCATTGTCACAATCGGAGGCATTTCTCATTAAAAACAAAAAAGCAATTATCGGCGCTGTAGTAGCAGTAATCATCATCGTAGCCGGTATAGTAATGTACAAGAACCTTTATGCTGAACCGCGCGAAGAAAAGGCACAGGCTGCATTGTTCAAAGGACAGGAATACTTTGAGGCCGACCTTTACGAACAGGCATTGAATGGCGACAGTATCGGATTCGCAGGTTTCGCTAAAATTGCTGATGAATACAGCGGAACCAAAGCTGCCAACCTGGCAAAAGCATATATGGGTATCTGCTACGCTCACCTGGGACAATACGAAGCTGCTGTAAAAGCACTGGATAGCTTCAGCGGAAAAGACCAGATGATAGCTCCTGCAATGAAAGGTGCAATGGGTAACTGCTACGCACAATTAGGCCAGCTGGACAAAGCTGCTTCTATGTTGCTGAGCGCTGCTGACGAAGCTGATAACAATTCACTCAGCCCTATCTACCTGCAACAAGCCGGAGAAATCCTCGTTAAGCAAGGCAAGTATGACGACGCTATCAAAGCATATACCAAGATTAAGGACAAATATTTCCGTTCTTACCAGTCAATGGATATCGATAAGTACATCGAACAAGCCAAACTGCTGAAGAAGTAA
- the ribH gene encoding 6,7-dimethyl-8-ribityllumazine synthase: MATAYHNLSDYDFNSVPDAKEMKFGIVVSEWNFNITGKLLEGAMNTLKKHGARDENILVKTVPGSFELIFGANQFIEYSNVDAVIAIGCVVRGDTPHFDYVCMGSTNGIAQLNATGNVPVIYGLITTNTMEQAEDRAGGKLGNKGDECAITAIKMIDFAWSLQK; the protein is encoded by the coding sequence ATGGCAACAGCTTATCATAACCTTTCAGACTACGACTTCAACTCTGTTCCTGATGCTAAAGAAATGAAGTTCGGCATTGTTGTTTCTGAGTGGAATTTCAATATCACCGGAAAACTTTTAGAGGGCGCAATGAATACTTTAAAAAAACATGGTGCCAGAGACGAAAATATTTTGGTGAAAACTGTTCCGGGTAGCTTTGAATTAATTTTTGGAGCCAACCAATTCATTGAATATAGTAATGTGGATGCAGTTATTGCAATTGGTTGCGTAGTTAGAGGAGATACTCCACATTTTGACTATGTTTGTATGGGAAGCACCAACGGAATTGCTCAACTGAACGCAACTGGCAACGTACCAGTTATTTACGGATTAATTACTACCAATACAATGGAGCAAGCCGAGGACCGCGCCGGTGGCAAACTGGGTAACAAAGGTGACGAATGTGCAATTACTGCAATAAAAATGATCGATTTTGCTTGGAGTTTACAAAAATAG
- a CDS encoding pepsin/retropepsin-like aspartic protease family protein, with protein MKLYFISLCFAFVACITAKAQSKLIFKDKFMYADAQVFNESKKHSIPSMIDTGCSLCIIDSTFAVDSCEIKIDKLQTISVNQTKDKISSTFIDSIFFCGKTYHKVYCLVANLTGIYQKYAPKFIIGAAILKSGAWRFDMERNIIESYDFNNKAKGIIYKWKNHLDYPDVAIDYIILDSKVNGKKTRFSFDTGSKYNKLQHGLYVGEPEQIQKETADIGNKLSIKTAELCRNVTFKIGKDEYTLDFIIGDRNIGLLNIEFLQGHSFILNYKRQILELL; from the coding sequence ATGAAGTTGTATTTTATATCCTTATGTTTTGCGTTTGTAGCCTGTATTACGGCTAAAGCACAGTCAAAACTTATCTTTAAAGATAAGTTTATGTATGCCGACGCACAAGTGTTTAATGAATCAAAAAAACACTCAATACCTTCTATGATTGATACAGGCTGCTCATTATGTATAATTGATTCTACTTTTGCTGTTGATTCATGTGAAATAAAAATAGATAAGCTGCAAACTATTTCTGTTAATCAAACTAAAGATAAGATTTCAAGTACCTTTATAGACTCAATATTCTTTTGTGGAAAAACATATCACAAGGTGTATTGCTTAGTCGCAAACCTTACAGGGATTTATCAAAAATATGCGCCCAAATTCATCATCGGGGCTGCTATCCTTAAATCAGGCGCTTGGAGATTTGATATGGAAAGAAATATTATCGAATCATATGATTTCAACAATAAAGCAAAAGGGATTATTTATAAATGGAAAAATCATTTAGACTATCCGGACGTGGCAATAGATTATATCATTTTAGATAGTAAAGTCAATGGAAAAAAAACACGATTTTCCTTTGATACAGGAAGCAAATACAATAAACTCCAACATGGTTTATATGTAGGAGAACCTGAACAAATTCAAAAGGAAACAGCTGACATAGGAAATAAATTATCTATTAAAACTGCTGAATTATGTAGAAATGTTACATTCAAGATAGGAAAGGACGAGTATACATTAGATTTTATAATAGGTGATCGCAATATTGGGCTCTTAAACATCGAATTCTTACAAGGTCATTCCTTTATACTTAATTATAAGAGGCAGATACTTGAATTGTTGTAA
- a CDS encoding AraC family transcriptional regulator, whose protein sequence is MDICRIYADFCMYAVAFLLSFPIFVCELSFAEYMRRPIINEKLPISESNPIKARHYDYDRFTYPWHFHSQYEIIYVKESHGLCFVGDCIEKFSAGDVILFGTNLPHYMRSNDIYGSENATSRVQGTIIQFEQNFMQYSFDYYPQFLQIKMLLEESKRGIIFPKQDATRVGELLSGFLLLSGFHQISGLLDLLQELAVSPQRKTLASLHYYEKFPTLGNKRIDKIISFINNNYTRNLKLNEIAGMASMNSSAFCRYFKENTGKTLLQYVMEMRVGYACKLLALGEMDISQIAVECGFDSITHFNRTFKQLVNLTPTQYRSNIMK, encoded by the coding sequence ATGGATATTTGCAGAATATATGCGGATTTTTGCATGTATGCGGTAGCATTTCTATTGTCTTTTCCTATCTTTGTGTGTGAATTAAGCTTTGCAGAATATATGCGCCGACCGATTATAAATGAAAAGTTGCCTATATCGGAGTCGAATCCGATCAAGGCGCGGCATTACGATTATGATCGTTTCACTTATCCGTGGCATTTCCACAGTCAGTATGAAATCATTTATGTAAAGGAGAGTCATGGTCTGTGTTTTGTAGGCGACTGCATTGAGAAGTTCTCTGCGGGTGATGTGATTCTGTTCGGCACTAATTTGCCCCATTACATGCGGAGCAATGATATTTATGGTTCGGAGAATGCCACTTCACGCGTGCAAGGGACTATCATTCAGTTTGAGCAGAACTTTATGCAGTATTCCTTTGATTATTATCCTCAGTTTCTGCAAATAAAAATGCTGTTGGAGGAATCGAAGAGAGGCATCATCTTTCCGAAACAGGATGCAACCCGGGTAGGGGAGTTACTCTCCGGCTTTCTTTTATTAAGTGGTTTTCATCAGATAAGCGGGTTGCTGGATTTGTTGCAGGAGTTGGCGGTCAGTCCGCAAAGAAAGACGCTGGCAAGTCTGCATTATTACGAAAAGTTTCCTACGCTGGGGAACAAGCGGATTGATAAAATCATTTCCTTTATAAACAATAACTACACCCGTAACCTTAAATTGAATGAAATTGCCGGAATGGCGAGCATGAACTCCAGCGCCTTCTGTCGTTATTTCAAGGAGAATACAGGGAAGACGCTTTTGCAGTATGTGATGGAAATGCGTGTGGGATATGCTTGTAAGTTGTTAGCATTGGGAGAGATGGATATTTCGCAGATAGCTGTGGAATGTGGCTTCGATTCGATCACTCATTTCAATCGCACGTTTAAGCAGTTGGTTAATCTGACGCCGACGCAGTATAGGAGTAATATTATGAAATAA
- the uxuA gene encoding mannonate dehydratase — protein MEKTWRWFGKKDKITLDMLRQIGVEGIVTALHDVPNGEIWTEEAINDLKTYIESYGLRWSVVESLPVCEAIKYAGPEREQLIENYKVSLANLGKCGVKTVCYNFMPVIDWIRTDLQHPWADGTSSLYFDRVRFAYFDLRILGREGAEKDYSAEELAKVAELDKTITEAEKDDLIDTIIVKTQGFVNGNIKEGDKNPVNIFKKLLALYKGIDRDMLRENMRYFLAAIMPVCEEYGVNMCVHPDDPPFQVLGLPRIVTNEADIAWFLNAVDNPHNGLTFCAGSLSAGEHNDTRELAKKFAKRTHFVHLRSTAAMPGGNFIESSHLTGRGHLIDLIRIFEKENPELPMRVDHGRMMLGDEDKGYNPGYSFHGRMLALAQVEGMMAVVQDEINN, from the coding sequence ATGGAAAAAACCTGGAGATGGTTTGGTAAGAAAGACAAGATCACGCTCGACATGTTGCGACAGATAGGCGTGGAAGGAATTGTGACTGCCTTGCACGATGTGCCCAATGGTGAAATATGGACCGAAGAGGCAATCAACGATCTGAAGACCTATATCGAGTCTTACGGCCTGCGCTGGTCTGTAGTAGAAAGCCTGCCTGTTTGTGAGGCGATCAAGTATGCCGGACCGGAACGTGAGCAGTTAATAGAAAACTATAAAGTCAGCCTAGCAAACCTGGGCAAGTGCGGTGTGAAAACCGTATGCTATAACTTTATGCCCGTTATTGACTGGATACGCACGGATTTGCAACATCCTTGGGCAGACGGTACTTCGTCACTCTATTTCGACCGTGTTCGCTTCGCTTACTTCGACCTTCGAATCCTCGGACGCGAAGGAGCCGAAAAGGACTATTCCGCCGAAGAACTGGCAAAGGTTGCAGAACTGGACAAGACCATTACCGAAGCAGAAAAGGATGATCTCATCGACACGATCATCGTAAAGACGCAAGGTTTCGTCAACGGAAATATCAAAGAAGGAGATAAGAATCCGGTGAACATCTTCAAGAAGCTGTTGGCCCTCTATAAAGGCATCGACCGTGATATGCTGCGCGAGAACATGCGTTATTTTCTCGCCGCCATCATGCCTGTCTGCGAAGAATATGGTGTGAATATGTGCGTGCATCCCGATGATCCTCCGTTCCAAGTGTTAGGTTTACCGCGTATTGTCACCAACGAAGCAGACATCGCCTGGTTCCTGAATGCAGTGGATAACCCGCACAACGGACTGACCTTCTGTGCCGGTTCCCTCAGTGCAGGCGAGCATAACGATACCCGTGAACTGGCAAAGAAATTCGCCAAACGTACTCACTTTGTCCACCTGCGCAGCACGGCTGCCATGCCCGGAGGCAACTTTATAGAAAGCTCGCACCTGACCGGACGCGGACATCTGATTGACCTCATCCGTATCTTTGAGAAAGAAAACCCGGAACTGCCTATGCGCGTAGACCACGGACGGATGATGCTGGGTGACGAAGACAAGGGATATAACCCCGGATATTCATTCCACGGCCGTATGCTGGCATTGGCACAGGTAGAAGGAATGATGGCAGTGGTGCAAGACGAAATAAACAATTAA
- a CDS encoding SDR family oxidoreductase, with amino-acid sequence MNEQFSIAGKVAVITGAGGVLGGSIAKCFMEQGAKVVAVDIRQEQLDKRVEELKAYGEDVIGIVGNVLDIASLEKLADDIVAKWGRIDILLNIAGGNMPGATLAPDQNFFDMDVTCWEKVTNLNMNGTVYPSMVFSKVMAKQGKGCIVNVSSMAAYSAITRVPGYSAAKTAVANFTQWLASELALKYGDGIRVNAIAPGFFIGDQNRAVLINPDGSLTDRSKKVLAKTPMKRFGDINELNGAVQFLCSDAASFVTGALLPIDGGFSAFSGV; translated from the coding sequence ATGAACGAACAATTCAGTATTGCAGGTAAAGTAGCCGTTATCACCGGTGCAGGTGGTGTATTGGGTGGCAGCATTGCCAAATGTTTCATGGAGCAAGGCGCCAAAGTAGTAGCCGTTGACATCCGTCAGGAACAACTGGACAAACGTGTAGAAGAACTGAAAGCTTACGGTGAAGATGTGATCGGCATCGTAGGTAATGTATTGGACATCGCCAGCCTTGAAAAATTGGCTGATGACATCGTTGCCAAATGGGGACGTATCGACATCCTGCTCAACATTGCCGGTGGCAATATGCCGGGTGCTACGCTGGCTCCCGACCAGAACTTCTTCGACATGGACGTTACCTGCTGGGAAAAAGTGACTAATCTGAACATGAACGGAACCGTTTATCCTTCTATGGTATTCAGCAAAGTGATGGCCAAGCAAGGTAAGGGGTGTATCGTAAATGTATCTTCCATGGCTGCTTACAGCGCTATCACCCGCGTTCCGGGTTACTCGGCAGCCAAGACAGCCGTTGCCAACTTCACTCAGTGGCTGGCAAGCGAACTCGCACTGAAGTACGGAGACGGCATCCGTGTGAATGCTATCGCTCCGGGTTTCTTCATCGGTGACCAGAACCGTGCCGTGCTTATCAATCCTGACGGTTCGCTGACAGACCGCAGCAAGAAAGTTTTAGCCAAAACTCCGATGAAACGCTTTGGAGATATCAACGAACTGAACGGCGCCGTACAATTCCTGTGCAGCGATGCGGCAAGTTTCGTGACGGGTGCATTGCTGCCGATAGATGGCGGATTTAGTGCATTCAGCGGAGTATAA